A single Methylobacterium sp. 17Sr1-1 DNA region contains:
- a CDS encoding MFS transporter: protein MTRDSSLAAPAEVPAEAYWRRNLAVCVFGSFTTIVAMTLLLPFLPLYVEELGVKDQAAIVQWSGVAFGATFFSAALVAPLWGRLADLYGRKLMLIRASLGMAVAMSLIGLAGNVWQLVGLRLLAGLLGGYASGSTVLIATQTPKDRSAWALGTLASGIMAGNLVGPLVGGVLPPVIGIRATFFAAGGVIFLAFLATLFLIREEPRPPKSARGGGGFASIPDKGPALAMLATGMLLMLAVMSVEPIITVYVAELTPDPARVTLVAGLAMSATALGSILSAPRLGRLADRIGPWTVITASLTASAVLLVPQALVTSEWQLVALRFLMGLALGGLLPCIASVIRHSVPDRVAGTMLGYSTSSQYVGQVVGPLLGGFVGGHIGMRAVFLGTAVLMALGAAGTALARPKGIRA, encoded by the coding sequence ATGACCCGCGACAGCAGCCTCGCGGCTCCGGCCGAGGTGCCGGCGGAGGCCTATTGGCGGCGCAACCTCGCGGTCTGCGTGTTCGGCTCCTTCACCACCATCGTGGCGATGACGCTGCTGCTGCCGTTCCTGCCGCTCTACGTCGAGGAGCTCGGCGTCAAGGACCAGGCGGCGATCGTCCAGTGGTCCGGCGTCGCCTTCGGGGCGACCTTCTTCAGCGCCGCCCTGGTGGCGCCGCTCTGGGGACGCCTCGCCGACCTCTACGGCCGCAAGCTGATGCTGATCCGGGCGAGCCTCGGCATGGCGGTGGCGATGTCGCTGATCGGGCTCGCCGGCAACGTCTGGCAGCTCGTGGGCCTGCGGCTGCTCGCGGGGCTGCTCGGCGGCTACGCCTCGGGCTCGACGGTGCTGATCGCGACGCAGACGCCGAAGGACCGCTCGGCCTGGGCGCTCGGGACGCTGGCCTCGGGCATCATGGCGGGCAACCTCGTCGGGCCGCTCGTCGGCGGGGTGCTGCCGCCGGTCATCGGCATCCGCGCCACCTTCTTCGCCGCGGGCGGGGTGATCTTCCTCGCCTTCCTGGCGACGCTGTTCCTGATCCGCGAGGAGCCGCGCCCGCCGAAATCCGCCCGGGGCGGCGGCGGCTTCGCCAGCATCCCGGACAAGGGCCCGGCGCTCGCCATGCTGGCGACCGGGATGCTCCTGATGCTGGCCGTGATGTCGGTCGAACCGATCATCACCGTCTACGTCGCCGAGCTCACCCCCGATCCCGCCCGGGTCACCCTGGTCGCGGGGCTCGCGATGTCGGCGACCGCCTTGGGGAGCATCCTGTCGGCGCCGCGGCTCGGACGCCTCGCCGACCGGATCGGCCCCTGGACCGTCATCACCGCGAGCCTGACCGCCTCGGCGGTGCTCCTCGTGCCCCAGGCCCTGGTGACGAGCGAGTGGCAGCTCGTCGCCCTGCGCTTCCTCATGGGCCTGGCGCTCGGCGGCCTCCTGCCCTGCATCGCCAGCGTGATCCGCCACTCGGTGCCCGACCGGGTGGCCGGGACGATGCTGGGCTATTCCACCTCGTCGCAATATGTCGGGCAGGTGGTGGGGCCGCTGCTCGGCGGCTTCGTCGGCGGGCATATCGGCATGCGGGCGGTCTTCCTCGGCACGGCGGTCCTGATGGCGCTGGGCGCCGCCGGCACCGCCCTGGCGCGACCGAAGGGGATACGGGCGTGA
- a CDS encoding alpha/beta hydrolase: MSDTGFVRRTIDIGDPSGGHLAALEFGPADRPLDALLLHANGFNARTYRSLLAPLADRRILAYDHRGHGRTTLPAEPAGRSDWQDVTDDLVALMDRLLDRLLDRLDAPPLVLIGHSMGGTVSLLAAAARPERVRRLVLLDPVIPPPERRGEGHPEIAERALKRRSDFPSREEALAAYRGRGAFRTWPEAPLADYVADGFRSCPGGVTLACPGAWEASNYMAQGHDSWGALARLSCPAEILRAETGSTCALAESRGPVAVETLPGTTHFLPFEAPERVRAAIRRALA, from the coding sequence GTGAGCGACACCGGTTTCGTGCGGCGGACGATCGACATCGGCGACCCGTCCGGGGGGCACCTCGCGGCGCTCGAATTCGGGCCGGCCGACCGGCCCCTCGACGCGCTCCTCCTGCACGCCAACGGCTTCAACGCCCGCACCTATCGCAGCCTGCTGGCGCCGCTCGCCGACCGGCGGATCCTCGCCTACGACCATCGCGGCCACGGCCGCACCACCCTGCCGGCGGAGCCCGCCGGGCGAAGCGACTGGCAGGACGTCACCGACGACCTCGTCGCCCTCATGGACCGGCTCTTGGACCGGCTCTTGGACCGGCTCGATGCGCCGCCCCTGGTGCTGATCGGCCACTCGATGGGCGGGACCGTCTCGCTGCTCGCCGCCGCCGCGCGGCCGGAACGGGTGCGCCGCCTCGTGCTCCTCGATCCGGTGATCCCGCCGCCGGAACGCCGCGGCGAGGGCCATCCCGAGATCGCCGAAAGGGCGCTGAAGCGACGCAGCGACTTCCCGTCCCGGGAGGAGGCGCTCGCCGCCTATCGCGGACGCGGGGCGTTCCGCACCTGGCCGGAGGCGCCGCTCGCCGATTACGTCGCGGACGGCTTCCGGAGTTGTCCGGGCGGCGTGACGCTGGCCTGCCCGGGGGCCTGGGAAGCGTCGAACTACATGGCCCAAGGGCACGATTCCTGGGGGGCGCTCGCCCGCCTGTCCTGCCCGGCCGAGATCCTGCGGGCCGAGACCGGCAGCACCTGCGCGCTCGCCGAGAGCCGCGGACCGGTCGCGGTCGAGACGCTGCCGGGCACCACCCATTTCCTTCCCTTCGAGGCCCCGGAGCGGGTCCGGGCCGCGATCCGGCGGGCGCTCGCCTGA
- a CDS encoding TAXI family TRAP transporter solute-binding subunit yields the protein MTRRAALWLALLLPWTGPEAGAQPADPPPVAAPAPARPARTMPPKPRSPASAPRESAEDVALGSHLNANTVAVISGTPGGTYFRMASDLAFVLDGVKDLRVLPVMGKGAGQNAYDLRYLRGIDIAFVRTDSLDQLRKDKRVGNAQSHIAYIARLFNDELHVVAAREITDIRQLAGRKVSFDVRGSGTDASGRAMFAGLSLDVDAVNVDQPTALGMLERGEIAAVVSVAAKPVAVLAEFQGGDRFHLLDVPFAGGVAESYMPAELTHADYPRLAPEGNAVRTLAVGSILAAYNWPKGSERYNRIARFVDAFFSQYDSFLKAPRHPKWREVNLTAEVADWPRFPAARDWLENRIAPAPRVAAAPGEVAQFLGQRRGAGEVDRDQLYQEFLKWRDGRGR from the coding sequence ATGACCCGCCGCGCCGCGCTCTGGCTCGCCCTCCTGCTGCCCTGGACCGGCCCCGAGGCCGGCGCGCAACCCGCCGATCCCCCGCCCGTCGCGGCCCCGGCGCCGGCCCGGCCGGCCCGGACCATGCCCCCGAAGCCGCGGTCGCCGGCCTCCGCCCCGCGGGAGAGCGCCGAGGACGTGGCGCTCGGCAGCCACCTCAACGCCAACACGGTGGCGGTGATCTCGGGCACGCCGGGCGGCACCTATTTCCGCATGGCGAGCGACCTCGCCTTCGTGCTCGACGGCGTCAAGGACCTGCGGGTCCTGCCGGTGATGGGCAAGGGCGCCGGACAGAACGCCTACGACCTGCGCTACCTGCGGGGGATCGACATCGCCTTCGTGCGCACCGATTCCCTCGACCAGCTGCGCAAGGACAAGCGGGTCGGCAACGCCCAGTCGCACATCGCCTACATCGCCCGGCTGTTCAACGACGAGCTGCACGTGGTGGCCGCGCGGGAGATCACCGACATCCGCCAGCTCGCCGGCCGGAAGGTGAGCTTCGACGTGCGCGGGAGCGGCACCGACGCGTCCGGCCGGGCGATGTTCGCGGGCCTGAGCCTGGACGTCGACGCGGTCAACGTCGACCAGCCGACGGCGCTCGGCATGCTGGAGCGGGGCGAGATCGCCGCCGTGGTCTCGGTGGCGGCCAAGCCCGTGGCGGTGCTGGCCGAGTTCCAGGGCGGCGACCGCTTCCACCTGCTCGACGTGCCCTTCGCGGGCGGCGTCGCCGAGAGCTACATGCCGGCGGAGCTGACCCACGCCGATTATCCGCGCCTCGCGCCGGAGGGGAACGCCGTGCGCACGCTGGCGGTCGGCTCCATCCTGGCGGCCTATAACTGGCCGAAGGGCAGCGAGCGCTACAACCGCATCGCGCGTTTCGTCGACGCCTTCTTCAGCCAGTACGACAGCTTCCTCAAGGCGCCCCGGCACCCGAAATGGCGCGAGGTGAACCTCACCGCCGAAGTCGCCGACTGGCCCCGCTTCCCCGCGGCCAGGGACTGGCTGGAGAACCGCATCGCCCCGGCCCCGCGGGTCGCGGCGGCGCCCGGCGAGGTGGCGCAGTTCCTAGGCCAGC